ggtttgattctttgccagtgggatcactggattctttcgaggacttgcgcgccaagttcctcgcccacTTTAGCCaacagcgacgccacgaacgcgattcgttggacgtcatgaacatctggcgaagagatgacgaatcgctcgaggcattcgtcatccgttacaataaagaatgcctagagataggcgacgtggcggaccaaatggcgcgaaaccattttattcgggccgtcaaagacagagagatggtcatgaccatctctggcaaggaaggtttgcctaaaaaatgggaggatgtcatgaccgcagtcaagacatatgcccagacacagcggtcgctcgaaccgcacgtcaaaaaggcaaaaccccaagccgaaacatcccaccaagggtccaaacgTAATAACAAACGAAACCGGGATGCGGGCAATCGGGATATTACTAAACCCTATTTCCCGCAACCCAACACGTTTGACCCACAATGCTACAACCCGGCCCGAGACACTCGGGCACCAagaaaagaatctcgggaccgcaaatggaccgagatcaaccagtcgccaagagaggtcctcctcgcggacccacaattcttgcgaccggcccaaccaatgaagtccaagaaaagtcAGGACCTCGCActatactgtgagtaccacaaggactcgggccacaccaccaacaactgcatcagtctccggctggagattgagcgggcgttgaaagaggggaaactgcaacaccttttaccaggtggacaaaagcccaccaagcatatcacccctcacaacgaaggtacctcctccggaaagAAAGCCATGTACGTGGTTTCCACCCACATGATTTACGGAGGCAAGGGTAGGCCGCGAAAAGCGGcacgaagaccggacaatgattggaaagacgagcaagtcgtcttcccaaaagttcgaggcggaccgcgtgacagacgcgccgtcgtcatttcaggccagctggcccattactgcaccgagcgtctgttcatcgacccgggcagtacatccgatataatctacgagcaatgcttcaatcaatttgaccaagaggacaaagatcggttgcaggccgtagattacccgctggccggattcgcaggggaaacagtctttcccctaggtcaaattacatttcccgtgcgtcttaccaatggtaaacacacgcggacggaggaggtaaacttcatggttttaccccacACCTCCAATTATGATgtcctccttgggagagaatcccaaggagatttcaatatgatcacatccgtcccccactccgcggttggtttcccaaccgcatCAGGGGTTGCAATCATCTACGCCCGCAAGGACGTCATGATGACGGACGAAGCACGTCCGacaaaggtcgcaaggcccacccccgtcgaccaaccggaaaaatgggttctcaacccaacgcatccggaacagaaggtcacattgggtcacgccttatcctcgaccaccagagcgcacctgaaggagctcctcttcaggaaccaagacatcttcgcgtggactcccgcagacatgacaggggtcccacgtgaaatagcgcagcactatttgaataccaaaccaggtatcaaaccagtgatccaaggccaacgccaccttgggtcagctaaaaatcaggcgatgcaagagcagatcgaagaactgctctccgcaggtatactgcgggaagtcaagtaccagacttggttatccaaccctgtcatggtagaaaaaccatccgggggctggcgcatgtgcgtcgattacaaggaccttaacaaggcctgccccaaggattgttacgcgcttccggaaatcgacgaaaaggtcgataacctcgcaccatttaggtggaagtgtttcctcgattgctacaaatggtaccaccaggtacaaatggcacttgaggatgaagacaaaacggcattccggaccccaaccggaaattactgctatacaaaaatgccgtttgggttgcgcaacgcgggctcaacctaccagaaactgatgaacgacactttccgcggtcaaataagcaaaagtgtcgaaatctatatggacgacctggtcgtcatgagcatggaggaagataccatgctcactgatatagaaagaacattccaaactctgcgaagcgtcaacatgaagctcaatccagggaaatgctcgtttggaatggaagaaggcaaattccttgggttcatcgtcaccaacgatggattcaaggtaaacccggaaaaagtgcaggcgatcgagcgcatgccatcgcctgcatcgatgaaagatatgcaacgcctGGCCGGAAGGTTGGCGGCACTCAACAGGTTCTTGGCTAACCACGCAGCCAAGTCataccctttcatcaagaccctgcgaagctgttcaaagaaggaacaattccagtggaccacaGAGGCCGAAAAGGCCTTCtaggaaatgaaggagtgtttgatacaactcccaacactaaccgcaccatgcaaagatgagccactcatcttatacctatccgctgcagacaacgcagtgggcgcggtattaatagtggaacgagcgggggttcaaacacccatctattatatcagcaaaatgctcaacgacccggagacgagatactcaataatggaaaaattggtactagcactggtacatgcttcaagacggttacgacgctacttcgtaaaccacatcatcacagtgctaaccaattacaggatcggcccgatcctgtccaaacccgacatctctgggagattagcaaaatgggcaattgagctgggcgcacatacgatacattacaaaccgcgccctgccatcaaaggccaaatcttagctgatttcgccgctgaagtaccagcggatcgcatccaagaatgcgaagaatccCAAAATCCTGCGCCCCCACCACCCTCCTCAGAagtatgggcactatttaccgatggtgcatccaacgaggacggcgcgggcgcaggtctgcgactcgtcagccccgacggccaagagcttacatatgccatccgcctcgattttaaaagcaccaacaacgaggcagaatatgaagcactattagccgggctacgtttagcagtcaaaatcggcgtgcaacatctggaagcgcacgtcgattccttgttagttgcgggccaggtacgcggcgactatgccgccaaaggggatatcatgatcctctacctcgagcaagccctgcagctaaaatccaaattcgcttcattcaatattcgacacattaatcgaagcgaaaacaaatctgcggatgcactatcaaaacttgcatccaccagcttccaacacttggcaaaggaggtacgtatcgagattttgcaaaatccttcggttcctctacgccaggtcagtgtcatccaatacggaacaacgtcatggatgacaccaattatcgcataccttcagtcaggtgtgactcccgagagcaaaacagaggcacgtaagttgcaatacaaagcgtgccactatcaaatgggagacggtatcttataccgaaagtcatacctcggaccgctcctccgatgcgttaatccacaagatgccacataccttatccgagagatacatgagggcatatgcggcatacatgccggaccacgcatggtcgtggcaaaaatcatgaatgccgggtattactggcccggcatgcacctggacgccgtcaaagaattacgcaaatgcatggactgccagcgccatgcaccaaaaactttgcggccaaaaaacaatctggtccccgtcactactgcatggccttttcaaaaatgggcgatcgacgtagtgggaccattcccggacgcaccaggtgcagttaaatttatcatagtggcggttgattacttcacaaaatgggtagaggcgaaaccactcgcttcaaccactgctatgataacaagaaagttcatttgggagcacatcatctgccgtttcggtttaccaatgtacattgttaccgacaacggcaccaacttcgcggccgacgaattccaaaaatggctagaagagctgaacatcaaacacatattctcgtcagtcgcacacccgcaagggaacggccaagtcgagagtataaaTAAGGGCCTAGTCGACGGAATCAAAGCacgattgggaacagccaggcgtggctgggtcgatgaactcccaagcatcttattggctcaccgcactagcccaaaaacaagcaatggggaaacacctttcagcctcgtctacgggtctgaagcggtgatacccgcggaaatgggcctcccatctcctagaatgttggctatcgaaaagctagacaacaacagggaacgtaggatcgatttggacctcctagaagaaaggcgcgagaacgccgccatcaacgaggccaaatacaaatccaaactggaaaagtattacaacgcgcgagtccgcgtttgtactttcactccaggggactacgtcctacgtgacaacgaggcatctaatgccgagcgcccaggaaaacttgcccccaagtgggaaggaccctacctcatcagcgaggtcttagggaagggcgcatacaggttacaaacactagagggcgaacctatcgccagaacatggaacgcacaacagcttagacgctgctatatgtaagctatgttcctacactctctatgtaacctattgggccgcaggccattggcaaataaataaataagcaattttctacattattgtttgtttactactattacaaatgcgtgttccactttgcggtatcccaaaaacagattggcaaaatcttcattcatgatacccatacaaagtggtaaccacacacaaatattgtaataggccagcaaaagacaaacagacttgcatgttttatccggccggatacacaagtttttgttaaacacaattcctgagccccaaaaaggcaaacaatggaattgacgcggactcatacgacaaaggtatggagtacactcgaccccattcacaaatgggtagagttccggtaatacaagcttttacaaagcttaagcaattctaaaaaccctcacacggtaaataacagaattgatgcatacccatacaacaaaagtatggagtatacttgaccccgttcataaatgggtaaagattacgcatacacacgttcagacatgcaagaattaaaaacacttgtacaaactgaacaaagaaactttatattcaaaaaattcaagtatcTACATGATGCTTactgaatttacataaagttcctattctatacaagaggaatacaaaaaggaggcacactcgccaacctaaaccctattttgtaccgctggtccccgcatcttctccggcaccaccagcgggttcttcctcttccacatcagggtaaagcatccgcaagcggtcaacatagtccgcaacctccaaacactcgtccagctcccctacacaggcaaggggcgtgtcataaaaggaggctacggccgctttcagacgaccCTCGGTATCTACATCCCGGAACCCGGATGActgatcagtataaccgcctgcggataatacattgatatgcccaatgcagcggttaaaaccagccttgaagccagcatcgcgcgcacgttCCTTGACCAGGTCCAATCCAGATgaggtctcaggggcattcattatggcctcgacaatctgcagtaaaaagatcataagtcttgcgtgctaatccaagcaaatgtaaaggcaaaggatacttacacgcgcgatgccgtgagtccgcaaccactcacggtcagcttccagttggttaaatgaggacaccaaggcatccttggcctcaacagcAGCGTCAGCCCGGTTCTCCGCAACAGatacgcgggcagtaaggtccgtaaccgcgacctcccgggcctgaacctcagcctgttacaagaacagcaaacagttcactcaataaatattttcaaaacaataaagacGAAAGCAACAACGCTAAAGAAACGTACCTGCAGGCTTTCAACAACTTTgcctaaacgaatgcgctccgcattcgcctcttcaagacccttagaagcacggctctccttctctgcggcctcttcataggcctttgaggcacgagccccggcttctttggcctcttcaagggccttcaaggcgtcggccttcgcctgcagcgccttcacagaaatggcctcagccgcagccttctcttggctcaaggtagcattcgctgccttggcattcgccaactcctgccgagtatgaaacagaacgttattctgcttagcccaagattcattccatttcttgcgctcattggacaacttttcgtcccaactcttgcgctcattagcaaggagtttagcaagggtacgcacctgtttcagctgggcagtCGCAGCCCACTCAGAAGTCTGCTTCTGCTTTTCAAAAGCAGCCTTGTCTTTCTCGAGCCGCTCCGCACCCACACGAGCAGCCTCGATTAACTTCTCCGCTTCCGCCCGCATACGAGTGGCCTCCTCCTCGCGACGGcccagcaccttataatcttccaaaatggcattagccacaatggaagtcccCACCAGCATCGATGAAAGCTGGTTAATACGCAGCTCTCGGGGCGCGGCATGGACACGCTCGACTTCAAACGGGGTCcccagaccacccaaaatctccctACATGCCGCAGGGTCGTTAGAAATATCATCCctctgcataacagtccaggggggtcggtggtacaccatactgcgacccggggagtaggtgcggtaataatactccaattcagactctccaggctgaattggaggcccgtcataacccgcaccaccggcagacgagccgctacctttctccccagcaggagacttctgcggctcagcatcctgctgccgcacctcagcatcagacttctgcttaccggcatctgaaaacctcaagttcAATCCGTCACCCTCAtcaggagagatcagattgtccgaggagtccacagtgtcaaaaatccggtcagcagtcgcctccaccgtcttctccaaaGGGGGATCACGAACTGGCCCAGCAAAAGGGGCCGCATGCTCCTTAGGCGCGACCTTCTCCTTCAATACACCCGCACCCGCGGCAGCGGTGTGCGGAGGAGACGCAGGAATGTCAACAAAAGAATACCCCgcatctcgggattctgcaaTACAAAGAGTATTCAATGAGTATTTCCCACCCATGGTACATACAAAACAAAGAAAAgggatatacttaccagcagcaactgCAGGTTTCTTCTGCACCGGAGCAACTCTCCTGGTCGGCAGTCTCCGCCTCttcggttcaccaccaccagcagctttctgctctggcccccttttctctccaacaacggggggaaccaCACCAGTTCCACCCGCggccgcaccactacctataacacccaaaccctcaagggtgtcagatactacgacgtaatcggtatatccccgagaacaagattgataggtacctgcggcttcgAAAACGGAAGAAGGGGCAGCTGAGCCTTCAACACTCCCCTTACCACGACCCCGCACGGTCTTTTTTACCGTTTTCTTCTCCACAGTCTTTTTGGGGACGCgtttctcaaacttccccaaatccgcaaggacACCTGGATTCACACAATCAACAGAACCAGTCAAAAAGATAAACTGAAAAAAAACTAATGCCACGTAAGACGtacctcttgcgtctcccggAACCGGGGCTTCCAGCACCGCTTTTGATGGTACGCGGAAGTTCTTCAGAATTTCAAGGTTGAAAcctttcttcagctcaaccgcgatcagttcaacctggcccttgaaatcaggctcaaacatcctccacaagccaaccgcatccgctgatacatGCATGCAGGTTACCACAAAGGCTTAGGAAAAAAGGAAAATAACAAAGGGTAACGAACTTACCACCACCCTGTTCCCGCAACACGGGTCTTTCCTTCCTATCCGGTCTAgagagcatcatccgcaatatcCATAGTTGGTCattatccaacttcttgagttcaataggccgcagcctggAGAACCAGTCCGCGGTCTTTGCGgaagcaacaggaatatcttcatcggAAACTCCAACATCGACGTTCCTGAAAGACATGTtagcatagaccgcacaggctttcacgtagaagaacctcttcttccagcctgtcacacccttagggggtgtcatcaacttcagaCTCCCATGCCTTTGAGTGaacgagaaaaaaccggtgttcaccgtcaactggtagaaacGCCGGAAATTCTCCACTGAAATGGGCAGGCCATGGGCACGGAATGTGTACTCAAAATTCCGAATTCGGAACATTCCGAAAGGACTAAGCTGGGAGATATGGAGGTGATAATACTCCAATACCTCCGccacaaacaccgtcaccggcaacctaaggttaCCGTGGGTGAAAAAATCCGCCCACAAggttatataaccggccggagcatcggcaccggtgtcccccacTTGTGGGTAAGTAGCATTCCAGTCTTTGGCCATCTGAACAGTGGCCATCAGGGTTTTAAAACTACCTCTGgtccacttcaacaccggtaacccaccaccgggaacaTTCACATCATCATCCTCGTCTTCTTCCTCAGCCACtatcggctgttcagggttttcaccctccacattgtgtggattcgatggttcagccatcaaaaaTATCAAAGAAACGGAAGATGGTGAACAGAAACACTAGAAACCTCACCAGAAATTCAGAAaaaatcgtcggagaagacagatgacaactttctctcaaacggcaaattttttgaattttcgacAAAGTGAGAGGAAACCACAAACGGTtatccccttatatacccatcgcaattaatgcggagggagaaagcaaatcatcacgttcaaaaagagcgtatcttgcaacaacacgtgtcgagcgccgttttagctgacggttatcacgcgcgcgtggccgcccacgcgcctgacaaagaagacgtttacactccctgctacagtgcatttaatgcctcgggcagtgcaaatgtcctttcatttcagcacatgcagaaacgtctcaccaacttctaccaactcacacgtgcgatcaagccacgtaggcaagaaaaagcgacaacattatccaaaaaacataagcggcatgcggtttttctggtttaccgcaccataacccataccgcatgtcgttttttttatataccctaaaaaataggtagaaatatatctatctatgctataaagggatatattaccttttccgcatcactcacgagcacacgtgaaatatgcggaagtgacacacatgaacccattcagatgtgtcagatgctcagaaccagtgttgttctttggactgaaccgcatctcaggaacaggcaaagcgcattgccttccttttcttcaagcttcaaatccctcctgtccggttcacaaccacagagggtgcatgaacaacttcttcagaagagagaaggaacggaatctacgcgcccgcacatcagcagccctgactcctgaaccttcaagagttacatccgtgcaacaagcacactttgagcgaatatgggactgcaacatcgcagacacccataaagagctacagacataaccatagcttccgcagagtggttgctacggaagagcaaaACTCcctccacatcaccgaacgaggctacctcgttataaactcggtattggagcgtgaaggtaagtggctccagaaagaacgcagatacgtgctctaaacaagcacttatcaagcagcaagtgtccgaacagcggtaacaagtctgcctatgactttgtttacctgccaacggaccgcggtaacaagtctgcttaggactttgtttacctaccaatggatcgcatggaataaacaacgatgggcatccccttgcctatgaccatgtttatttac
This genomic stretch from Helianthus annuus cultivar XRQ/B chromosome 8, HanXRQr2.0-SUNRISE, whole genome shotgun sequence harbors:
- the LOC118481330 gene encoding uncharacterized protein LOC118481330, coding for MATVQMAKDWNATYPQVGDTGADAPAGYITLWADFFTHGNLRLPVTVFVAEVLEYYHLHISQLSPFGMFRIRNFEYTFRAHGLPISVENFRRFYQLTVNTGFFSFTQRHGSLKLMTPPKGVTGWKKRFFYVKACAVYANMSFRNVDVGVSDEDIPVASAKTADWFSRLRPIELKKLDNDQLWILRMMLSRPDRKERPVLREQGGADAVGLWRMFEPDFKGQVELIAVELKKGFNLEILKNFRVPSKAVLEAPVPGDARGVLADLGKFEKRVPKKTVEKKTVKKTVRGRGKGSVEGSAAPSSVFEAAGSGAAAGGTGVVPPVVGEKRGPEQKAAGGGEPKRRRLPTRRVAPVQKKPAVAAESRDAGYSFVDIPASPPHTAAAGAGVLKEKVAPKEHAAPFAGPGDFGWSGDPV